Proteins from one Gimesia maris genomic window:
- a CDS encoding cytochrome-c peroxidase — MASATYRKFARILSSGIVITLVVGFTVSLSQAEEPVIKVPLGLPPIEFPEDNPPTVEKIALGKQLYFDKRLSRDNTISCASCHSPVKGYSNADQFATGFKGQKGGRNSPTVINAAYNKFHFWDGRAGSLEEQALGPIANPIEMNLTTKEAVDRINSIPGYKKQFQKIFGSDATEENIAKAIATYERTILCGDAPYDRFKAGDKKALSESAQRGMQLFFGKAACSSCHSGPTFTDHAFHNVGVGMDAKEPDAGRKAISNLGGDHGSFKTPTVRDIARSAPYMHDGSLKTLKEVVEHYNKGGIPNEFLDEEIFKLNLTPQEVDDLVTFMKEGLTSSNYPEHKEPELP, encoded by the coding sequence ATGGCGTCTGCAACCTATCGGAAATTTGCGAGGATCCTGTCATCGGGGATCGTGATCACGCTGGTTGTCGGTTTCACTGTTTCCCTGAGCCAGGCTGAAGAACCGGTCATCAAGGTTCCCCTCGGTCTGCCTCCGATCGAATTTCCGGAAGACAACCCGCCCACTGTCGAAAAAATCGCGTTGGGCAAACAGCTGTATTTTGATAAACGACTCTCGCGTGACAATACCATTTCCTGTGCCAGCTGTCATTCTCCGGTGAAAGGTTACAGCAACGCCGATCAGTTTGCGACCGGCTTCAAAGGCCAGAAGGGGGGCCGCAATTCACCCACAGTGATCAACGCCGCCTACAACAAATTTCATTTCTGGGACGGCCGTGCCGGATCGCTGGAAGAACAGGCGCTGGGCCCGATCGCGAATCCCATTGAAATGAATTTGACAACCAAAGAAGCCGTCGATCGGATCAACTCGATTCCCGGTTACAAAAAACAGTTCCAGAAAATCTTTGGCTCCGATGCGACAGAAGAAAATATCGCGAAAGCCATCGCCACGTATGAGCGTACCATTCTGTGTGGCGATGCCCCCTACGATCGCTTTAAAGCGGGCGACAAGAAAGCCCTTTCGGAATCTGCACAGCGAGGCATGCAGTTGTTTTTCGGAAAAGCTGCCTGCAGTTCCTGTCATTCCGGTCCCACATTTACTGACCACGCTTTTCATAATGTCGGCGTGGGCATGGATGCAAAAGAACCGGACGCCGGCCGCAAAGCCATCAGTAACCTGGGTGGCGATCATGGCAGCTTTAAAACGCCGACCGTGCGTGATATCGCCCGATCTGCTCCTTATATGCACGATGGCAGCCTGAAGACTTTGAAAGAAGTTGTAGAACACTATAATAAAGGGGGTATCCCGAACGAATTTCTCGATGAAGAAATCTTCAAACTGAATTTAACCCCGCAGGAAGTGGATGACCTGGTAACCTTCATGAAGGAAGGCCTTACCAGTTCGAATTATCCTGAGCATAAAGAACCTGAGCTACCCTGA
- a CDS encoding choice-of-anchor Q domain-containing protein has translation MFSFPWLTVLQRQYRTRFRRSARARLSRNRYKCAPRISSAPPHRTIEVLEDRTLLTAFTVVNTNDSGAGSLRAAIEAANAGGGADTISFDSALAGQTIVLTDELLISDDLTITGLGADQLTIDGNGDSRIFNLNNGIADEAIIVEITGLTLTNGFADSGAAIISYESLSLSEMVFSDNIGSSSGGAIYSDDWHLSISDSEFLRNTSRSGGAIYSQSVFLNVDRVTFTDNTVTGNRYGTGGAITNIAGSMWVTNSFFSQNTASRLGGAIHNSQYSSAQISNTVFLQNRAQSGGGISSLEAFLNVAESTFTENQATENGGAVFVNVYESVVIGSQATISGSTFSMNSAGDSGGGIANYYGTLIVEHSFLHANKSLDIGGGIDNRGTLTLLSSTLSENTADSFGGAISNIQEGTATIFNSTLSGNTTLFLGGGLYSVTSSPVTIINSTITGNSAVTSGGGLYVQGSKPQVSNTIIAGNLANTSAQIFGAVTGVKNIFQESVENLIDPVLRFNGGATPTHALLAGSAAIDAGRNNAATQVGLNTDQRGESYARINSGTVDIGAYEFNGYTLVVDTLSDEDDGNYATGQLSLREAIRLANESPFTETIVFDESLSGHTIIFSQEIAITDDLKIIGLGRDQLTLDGNGDSRIFNISDGVQQTRILVEISGLTLTNGYAENGGAISCLENLSIVDSTITGNTALENGGGIDSDFGIMTISNSSFTANQASRGGGISSDAGLPNVFSSVFNISSSIFAENIASDKGGGLYVSAYGMEIYDSDFTRNSAESGGGIFIQWAFNKPLIYNCRFTDNTVLRSGGGIHNATSGLRVYYSSFTGNAATGSPYWGGGGGLYNSGYSVQIWGSIFSSNTARSEGGGVYLSGEADIGYTQFSGNSALYGGGLHYSGNTLSIYDSSFIENVALENGGGINHQGLELELESIRFIGNTAAEFGGGLFSQGDLLVQRSLFTENTTGTFGGAVYANSFGTTTIYNTTLSGNTAFDQGGGFYSRSNYPVTIINCTIVGNTATNKGGGIAIYNIKGKLPSNMVSPMVTNTIVAGNTAASDSQVSGPFFSDSNIIQDSIQGLLDPVLRDHGGRTMEHALLPGSAAINAGNTSIVWLTGLHIDQRSNAEIPRVVEWIVDIGAFEYQGPFTYFDLRVVETETPVAGNGETESIPLGLSVIDEWQPYWLEIWVSSSTLESGIFSVSLNFNYNTAITTATRFEFGSAFTLNQMGTINDQLGMITGLSAESSLTDVGDDQYVLFARIRFESTPEDGIDLDSTRPFLTVAGTEFSIDQPEIRFVGGAESEEIIYALSDFQIQANPFDLNDDERINFRDLQIFMNAYGSQAATQNNNLSQFIDYNQNGRVDLNDLILLAMKYGTTKNETESSTVPVNGDQLLIVEAPAISTQVKTRTVTQNAAETVLESVVEQISPPLTSDQRETLEAVNIEVVDLAGDTLGRAVPGTIYIDVNAAGFGWFVDATPTDNSEFSSASELSLIALPDSEAAGHVDLWTVILHELGHLLGYEHAEEDVMQESLLPGERHLADWNDNTDQFFMEFPAESVLTSF, from the coding sequence ATGTTCTCATTTCCGTGGTTAACTGTCCTGCAGCGCCAGTACCGAACCCGATTCAGACGAAGTGCCCGCGCGAGATTAAGCCGGAATCGGTACAAGTGCGCCCCTCGAATTTCAAGCGCCCCGCCCCACCGCACAATCGAGGTTCTGGAAGATCGCACGCTGCTGACTGCCTTCACTGTGGTCAACACCAACGACTCTGGAGCAGGCAGTCTGCGGGCTGCCATCGAAGCTGCCAATGCGGGTGGCGGGGCCGACACCATCTCGTTCGACTCCGCACTTGCCGGTCAAACGATTGTGCTCACAGATGAGTTATTAATTTCAGATGATCTGACGATCACAGGCCTGGGGGCCGATCAATTAACCATTGATGGAAACGGTGACAGTCGGATATTCAACCTGAATAATGGGATTGCAGATGAGGCAATCATAGTCGAAATAACTGGTCTGACTCTGACAAATGGATTCGCGGATAGTGGGGCTGCGATTATCAGTTACGAATCACTGTCTCTTTCGGAGATGGTTTTCTCAGACAACATAGGATCCTCTAGCGGAGGGGCCATATACTCCGATGACTGGCACCTCTCAATCAGTGACTCAGAATTTCTGCGAAATACATCCCGGTCCGGTGGTGCGATTTATAGTCAGTCAGTTTTTTTAAACGTGGATCGTGTCACTTTTACAGACAATACTGTAACTGGAAACAGGTACGGTACAGGAGGAGCCATCACTAACATTGCTGGTTCAATGTGGGTCACCAACTCATTTTTTTCTCAGAATACTGCATCTCGACTGGGGGGGGCGATCCATAATTCGCAGTACAGCAGCGCTCAGATTTCCAACACGGTCTTCTTGCAGAACAGGGCTCAGAGTGGTGGGGGAATCAGTAGTCTGGAAGCGTTTCTGAATGTGGCAGAGAGTACGTTCACGGAAAATCAGGCAACCGAAAACGGAGGTGCTGTATTTGTTAATGTTTATGAAAGCGTTGTCATAGGATCACAGGCCACGATTTCAGGCAGTACATTCTCTATGAACTCGGCAGGAGATTCTGGTGGAGGGATCGCCAATTATTACGGAACTCTGATCGTGGAACATAGTTTCCTGCATGCCAATAAGTCGCTGGATATCGGTGGTGGCATTGACAACAGAGGGACTCTCACACTCCTCAGCAGTACGCTTTCTGAAAATACCGCCGACTCTTTTGGTGGGGCCATTTCCAATATACAGGAGGGGACTGCGACGATTTTTAACAGTACGCTCTCCGGAAATACCACCTTATTTCTGGGGGGTGGTCTGTACTCAGTCACTTCGTCCCCTGTCACGATTATCAACAGCACGATTACGGGTAATTCCGCTGTAACCTCAGGCGGCGGGCTTTACGTTCAAGGTTCGAAACCACAGGTTTCCAACACGATCATCGCCGGAAATCTTGCGAATACGAGTGCACAGATCTTTGGAGCTGTGACCGGGGTAAAAAATATCTTTCAGGAAAGTGTTGAAAACCTGATCGACCCCGTCCTGCGTTTCAACGGAGGGGCAACTCCCACCCATGCCCTGCTGGCAGGCAGTGCGGCGATTGACGCGGGCAGAAATAATGCAGCCACTCAGGTCGGCCTTAACACGGATCAACGGGGGGAAAGCTACGCGCGAATCAACTCGGGAACCGTTGACATCGGGGCGTATGAATTCAACGGATATACCCTGGTTGTCGATACCCTGTCCGACGAAGATGACGGTAACTATGCCACCGGTCAGCTATCTCTGAGAGAAGCGATCCGTCTGGCTAATGAAAGTCCTTTTACAGAGACGATTGTCTTTGACGAATCCCTTTCCGGGCATACGATCATTTTCAGTCAGGAAATTGCTATTACTGACGATCTGAAAATCATCGGACTGGGCAGAGATCAACTGACCCTCGACGGGAACGGCGACAGCCGCATTTTTAATATCAGTGACGGAGTCCAGCAGACCAGAATCCTGGTCGAAATCAGTGGCCTCACACTGACGAATGGCTACGCCGAAAATGGTGGTGCCATCAGTTGTCTCGAAAATCTTTCAATCGTGGATTCGACGATTACCGGAAATACTGCCCTGGAAAACGGGGGAGGCATTGATAGCGACTTCGGTATTATGACGATTTCCAATTCCAGTTTTACTGCAAACCAAGCCTCACGAGGCGGCGGTATCAGCAGCGATGCCGGACTACCGAATGTCTTTTCGAGCGTCTTTAATATCTCCTCAAGTATCTTTGCTGAGAATATTGCCAGCGATAAAGGGGGAGGCCTTTATGTATCTGCCTATGGCATGGAGATCTATGATTCTGATTTCACACGCAATTCAGCCGAATCAGGAGGTGGCATCTTTATTCAATGGGCATTCAACAAACCACTGATTTATAATTGTCGATTCACTGATAACACGGTGCTCAGATCTGGTGGCGGCATCCACAATGCGACTAGCGGTTTGAGAGTCTATTATTCCAGTTTTACAGGCAACGCTGCCACAGGAAGCCCGTACTGGGGGGGAGGTGGAGGCCTGTATAATTCGGGATATTCAGTGCAGATATGGGGTTCGATCTTTTCCTCAAATACAGCGAGATCGGAAGGGGGAGGAGTCTATCTTTCCGGAGAGGCGGACATCGGGTACACGCAATTCTCCGGGAATTCCGCTTTGTATGGTGGCGGGCTTCATTATTCCGGAAATACATTGTCAATTTATGATAGTTCTTTCATTGAGAATGTTGCCTTGGAAAATGGTGGAGGCATCAATCATCAGGGACTGGAACTGGAACTGGAATCGATCCGCTTCATCGGGAATACTGCAGCAGAGTTCGGTGGCGGTCTCTTCAGCCAGGGAGATCTGCTGGTCCAACGCAGCTTATTTACTGAAAACACAACGGGCACTTTCGGTGGTGCTGTATACGCCAACTCCTTTGGAACCACTACGATTTACAATACTACACTTTCCGGAAACACAGCATTCGACCAGGGAGGCGGCTTTTATTCCAGAAGCAATTATCCAGTGACCATCATTAATTGCACAATAGTTGGAAATACTGCGACCAATAAGGGGGGTGGGATTGCGATTTATAACATCAAAGGCAAGCTGCCGTCTAACATGGTTTCTCCCATGGTTACAAACACGATTGTTGCCGGAAATACTGCAGCCTCTGATTCCCAGGTTTCAGGACCATTTTTCAGTGACAGTAATATTATTCAGGACAGCATCCAGGGACTGCTCGATCCGGTATTGAGAGATCATGGCGGCCGGACAATGGAGCACGCCTTGCTGCCAGGCAGTGCTGCCATCAATGCTGGTAACACTTCGATTGTATGGCTGACAGGATTGCATATCGATCAACGGAGCAATGCGGAGATTCCTCGAGTTGTCGAATGGATCGTTGATATCGGTGCTTTTGAATATCAGGGACCTTTTACCTATTTTGATTTACGTGTTGTGGAGACAGAAACTCCAGTCGCAGGCAATGGTGAGACGGAATCGATTCCACTGGGGCTTAGCGTAATTGATGAGTGGCAACCATACTGGCTGGAAATCTGGGTCAGTTCGTCCACGTTAGAGTCAGGCATATTCTCTGTTTCTCTGAATTTCAATTACAACACTGCGATTACTACCGCCACTCGTTTTGAATTCGGCTCAGCCTTCACACTGAACCAGATGGGAACCATCAACGACCAGTTGGGAATGATCACAGGGTTGTCCGCTGAGAGCAGTCTGACCGATGTCGGCGACGATCAATACGTTCTGTTTGCCCGCATTCGGTTTGAATCAACGCCAGAGGATGGGATCGATCTGGACAGCACCAGACCGTTTCTGACTGTCGCCGGTACTGAATTCTCTATCGATCAACCAGAGATCCGCTTTGTGGGAGGCGCGGAAAGTGAAGAAATTATTTATGCCTTATCTGACTTCCAGATTCAGGCAAACCCGTTTGATTTGAATGATGATGAGCGGATTAATTTTCGTGACCTGCAGATCTTTATGAACGCTTACGGGTCGCAAGCAGCCACACAAAATAATAATCTGAGTCAGTTCATAGACTATAACCAGAATGGACGTGTCGATCTGAACGATCTGATTCTCCTGGCCATGAAGTACGGTACGACCAAAAACGAAACAGAGTCGAGCACTGTTCCGGTGAATGGAGATCAGCTGTTAATCGTAGAAGCTCCCGCAATATCAACCCAGGTGAAAACACGAACGGTCACGCAGAACGCTGCAGAGACAGTACTGGAATCCGTCGTCGAGCAAATCAGTCCCCCGCTGACGTCTGATCAACGTGAAACACTGGAGGCAGTGAATATCGAAGTCGTCGATCTGGCGGGTGATACTCTAGGCCGCGCCGTTCCAGGCACGATTTATATTGACGTCAACGCCGCCGGGTTTGGCTGGTTTGTTGATGCGACTCCCACGGACAACAGCGAGTTTTCCTCTGCCAGCGAACTCTCATTGATCGCCTTACCCGACAGCGAAGCTGCCGGGCATGTCGACCTCTGGACTGTCATCCTGCATGAACTCGGACACCTGCTGGGCTACGAACACGCTGAGGAAGATGTGATGCAGGAGAGTCTGCTTCCAGGCGAACGACACCTGGCGGACTGGAATGACAATACGGATCAGTTTTTCATGGAATTTCCCGCAGAATCAGTATTAACGTCGTTTTAG
- a CDS encoding peroxiredoxin, with translation MTVQVMQPAPDFALQGYDRASDSFKDYKLEDFKGKWVCLFFYPLDFTFVCPTELIAFNESLGEFESRNCQVLTASTDSKYSHKGWCDADPQLGGLKYPMLADGTHKLSRDYGVLKEDAGIALRGIFLIDPTGVCSWLAIHGLSVGRNVEEVLRVLDALQTGENVPCNWKKGEKTL, from the coding sequence ATGACAGTTCAAGTTATGCAACCCGCTCCTGATTTTGCACTGCAGGGTTACGATCGCGCCTCTGATTCATTCAAGGACTACAAACTGGAAGACTTCAAAGGCAAATGGGTTTGCCTGTTCTTCTATCCGCTGGACTTCACGTTTGTCTGTCCTACAGAGTTGATTGCATTCAATGAGTCACTGGGTGAATTCGAATCACGTAACTGCCAGGTGCTGACCGCCAGTACCGACAGCAAGTACTCCCACAAAGGCTGGTGCGACGCTGATCCTCAACTGGGTGGCCTGAAATACCCGATGTTGGCCGATGGCACTCACAAGCTGTCCCGCGATTACGGCGTGCTCAAAGAAGACGCTGGTATCGCGCTGCGTGGTATTTTCCTGATCGACCCAACCGGAGTCTGCTCATGGCTGGCCATTCACGGTTTGAGCGTCGGACGAAACGTCGAAGAAGTACTGCGTGTTCTCGATGCCCTCCAGACAGGCGAAAACGTTCCCTGTAACTGGAAAAAAGGCGAAAAGACACTCTAA
- a CDS encoding SDR family oxidoreductase produces MKQVAIVTGGSRGIGAATARQAAQKGYAVCVNYRSDEKSAEAVVSQIQDAGGTAIAVQADVSQEADVERLFKTTDEQLGTVTALVNNAGILEQQMPVTEMDIARWQRIFATNVFGSFLCARAAIQRMSTFNGGPGGAIVNVSSLAARAGSPFEYVDYAASKGAIDTFTTGLSKEVAEAGIRVNAVRPGFIDTEMHASGGEPNRIERVKANVPLKRGGTAEEVAYAILWLLSDEAGYTTGGFIDIAGGR; encoded by the coding sequence ATGAAACAGGTTGCCATCGTTACAGGCGGAAGTCGAGGGATTGGAGCGGCGACAGCCCGGCAGGCCGCGCAAAAAGGCTATGCTGTCTGTGTGAATTATCGCAGCGATGAAAAGTCAGCGGAAGCGGTGGTTTCACAGATTCAAGACGCGGGAGGTACTGCGATCGCGGTGCAGGCGGATGTATCTCAAGAAGCGGATGTGGAACGACTATTCAAGACGACAGACGAACAACTGGGAACGGTGACGGCGCTGGTGAATAACGCGGGAATTCTGGAACAGCAGATGCCTGTGACCGAGATGGACATAGCTCGCTGGCAGCGGATCTTCGCGACGAATGTGTTTGGCAGCTTCCTGTGTGCGCGGGCCGCGATCCAGCGGATGTCGACTTTCAACGGTGGGCCAGGCGGTGCGATTGTGAATGTCTCTTCACTGGCGGCACGGGCTGGTTCGCCCTTTGAATATGTGGATTATGCCGCTTCGAAAGGAGCCATCGATACATTTACGACAGGCTTGTCAAAGGAAGTCGCCGAGGCAGGGATTCGCGTGAATGCGGTGCGCCCCGGATTCATCGATACGGAAATGCACGCCAGTGGCGGGGAGCCGAACCGCATTGAGCGTGTGAAAGCCAACGTCCCTTTAAAACGAGGCGGCACGGCTGAGGAAGTCGCGTATGCGATTTTGTGGCTGCTGTCTGATGAAGCCGGCTATACCACAGGTGGCTTCATCGATATTGCCGGTGGGAGGTAA
- a CDS encoding TerC family protein — protein sequence MFEWLASPEAWIALATLASLEIVLGIDNIIFISILVGRLPEKERDLARSLGLGLAMVARLILLFSISWVMGLTEPWFSVFAWEFSGRDLILVGGGLFLLAKATHEIHNSLEGGAHEATASNAAQASFGSILVQIGVLDIVFSLDSVITAVGLSDHVSLMAVAIILSVLVMLFAARPIGDFVDDHPTIKILALSFLIMVGVTLMVEGFGVHVPKGYIYFAMAFSVAVEMLNLRMRKNQVKPVQLHKPISESDASE from the coding sequence ATGTTTGAATGGCTGGCCAGCCCGGAAGCCTGGATAGCGCTGGCGACTCTGGCGTCGCTGGAGATCGTCCTGGGAATTGACAACATCATTTTCATCTCCATTCTCGTGGGAAGGCTGCCCGAAAAAGAACGGGATCTGGCCCGATCGCTGGGACTGGGCCTGGCGATGGTGGCGCGTCTGATTCTGCTGTTTTCGATCTCGTGGGTGATGGGTCTGACAGAACCCTGGTTTTCTGTATTCGCATGGGAATTTTCCGGACGCGATCTGATTCTGGTTGGAGGCGGCCTGTTTCTGCTGGCGAAAGCGACGCATGAAATTCATAACAGCCTGGAAGGTGGGGCGCATGAAGCAACGGCATCGAATGCAGCACAGGCCAGTTTTGGTTCGATCCTGGTGCAGATCGGCGTGCTGGACATTGTGTTTTCGCTGGATTCGGTGATTACCGCGGTCGGACTGTCGGACCATGTTTCACTGATGGCGGTCGCGATTATCCTGTCTGTCCTCGTGATGCTGTTCGCAGCCAGACCGATCGGCGATTTTGTGGATGATCATCCGACGATAAAAATTCTGGCGCTGTCGTTTCTGATTATGGTCGGCGTCACGCTGATGGTGGAAGGGTTCGGCGTGCATGTGCCCAAAGGCTATATCTATTTCGCAATGGCGTTTTCCGTGGCCGTCGAAATGCTGAATCTGCGGATGCGAAAAAATCAGGTGAAACCGGTACAGCTGCATAAACCAATTAGCGAAAGTGACGCCAGTGAGTAG
- a CDS encoding ThuA domain-containing protein, whose product MKCSAFLVRLSLLCLLTCSLVSCLASNQADQKEQQTQSQDQQDKLSVLLIDGQNNHQWQQTTPVLKKILENSGKFTVEVSTTPPGLPRKARKPANKKLTPEQEKQFAEYLKAWEAEVARLQKENPALWKKWRPDFGKYDVIVSNYNGESWPEEVKQSFEKYVSEGGSFVVVHAADNAFPDWPAYNEMIAVGGWGGRDEKSGPMLRLREGEWIEDTSAGRGGTHGTRIPVVVKVRQPEHPIVKGLPQEWMHPADEVYGKLRGPAKNVDILATAYSEPEQRGTGEHEPIMMTIDYGKGRVFHTTLGHDVTALQGTGFQITLQRGTEWAATGEVTQPLPKVKWNDHEPTVQEP is encoded by the coding sequence TTGAAGTGCTCAGCCTTTTTAGTCCGATTATCATTACTCTGTTTGCTCACCTGCAGCTTGGTCTCCTGCCTGGCTTCCAACCAGGCCGATCAGAAAGAACAACAGACTCAAAGCCAGGACCAGCAGGATAAACTATCGGTCCTGCTCATTGATGGACAGAACAATCATCAATGGCAGCAGACGACGCCGGTCCTTAAAAAAATCCTCGAGAATTCGGGGAAGTTCACCGTCGAAGTTTCTACCACTCCGCCGGGCCTTCCCCGTAAAGCTCGCAAGCCGGCCAATAAGAAACTGACACCCGAACAGGAAAAGCAGTTCGCAGAATATCTGAAGGCCTGGGAAGCGGAAGTCGCCAGACTGCAGAAAGAAAACCCGGCGCTCTGGAAGAAATGGCGCCCGGACTTCGGCAAATATGATGTCATTGTCAGCAACTACAACGGCGAAAGCTGGCCCGAGGAAGTCAAACAGTCGTTCGAAAAATATGTCAGCGAGGGAGGCAGCTTCGTCGTCGTGCATGCTGCCGACAATGCATTCCCCGACTGGCCCGCTTACAACGAAATGATCGCCGTTGGTGGCTGGGGAGGCCGCGATGAAAAATCGGGTCCCATGTTACGTCTCCGCGAGGGAGAGTGGATCGAAGATACCTCCGCCGGACGGGGAGGCACACATGGTACGCGGATTCCGGTCGTCGTCAAAGTCCGCCAGCCCGAGCATCCCATCGTGAAAGGGCTGCCCCAGGAGTGGATGCATCCTGCTGACGAAGTTTACGGCAAACTCAGAGGTCCTGCCAAAAACGTCGACATCCTGGCAACCGCCTACTCCGAACCCGAACAGCGGGGCACCGGCGAACATGAACCGATCATGATGACCATCGACTACGGTAAAGGTCGTGTGTTTCATACCACGCTGGGGCACGACGTGACGGCGCTCCAGGGAACCGGTTTCCAGATTACGTTACAGCGGGGAACGGAATGGGCGGCGACAGGTGAAGTCACACAGCCCCTCCCCAAAGTCAAGTGGAACGATCACGAACCAACGGTTCAAGAACCTTAA